In one Arenibacter antarcticus genomic region, the following are encoded:
- a CDS encoding ribulokinase yields MKNRKYTIGIDFGTDSVRTIVVDSSDGHIVGNAIAQYERWGKGLYCNPSDNQFRQHPLDHIESLKQAIKEVTATLSDEIVNGIAAISVASTGSTPVAVNKEGVPLALLPSFEENPNAMFILWKDHTAVGEAKEINEQAHNRSSIDYTKYSGGEYSSEWFWAKILHTLRIDTDVRETAYSWMEHCDWIPALLTGNTNLETLKRSRCTAGHKAMWHADWNGLPADEFWTQLDPLLSGLRDRLYTDTYTSDHIAGTISAEWSQLLGLPQDVVIGVGSLDAHIGAIGGAIEPYHMVKVIGTSTCDMIVAPKSEIGNKTIHGICGQVDGSILPNMIGLEAGQSAFGDLYAWYRDILMWPANKIIANSQLLDEATKAALLQEMAKEMLSQLSLAASKIEIEESGIIALDWMNGRRTPNSNQNLKGALQGLTLGTTAPNIFRALVEATAFGSKKIIEQFQNEGVRIDGVIAIGGVAQKSEFVMQILADVLDFPIRIIKSEQTCALGAAMVAAVVAGMHSTIKEAQDAMGSGFQKEYYPISQNVEKYKNLYAQYSTLADYIEAQELQEA; encoded by the coding sequence ATGAAGAATCGGAAATACACCATCGGAATCGACTTTGGAACAGATTCTGTAAGGACCATAGTGGTAGATTCCAGTGATGGCCATATTGTTGGCAATGCCATAGCCCAATACGAAAGATGGGGCAAGGGGTTGTATTGCAATCCTTCAGACAATCAATTTAGACAACACCCCCTAGATCATATTGAGAGCTTAAAACAGGCGATCAAAGAAGTAACCGCGACCTTATCAGATGAAATAGTAAACGGCATAGCAGCAATTTCAGTTGCCAGTACCGGCTCCACACCCGTTGCAGTCAATAAAGAAGGAGTGCCCTTGGCGCTACTCCCCAGTTTTGAAGAAAATCCAAATGCCATGTTTATCTTATGGAAAGATCATACTGCCGTAGGGGAAGCTAAAGAGATTAACGAACAGGCGCATAACAGAAGTAGCATCGATTATACCAAATACAGTGGCGGAGAATATTCTTCAGAATGGTTTTGGGCCAAGATCCTACATACCCTGCGTATAGATACAGATGTGCGGGAAACGGCATATTCTTGGATGGAACATTGCGACTGGATTCCCGCACTACTCACTGGAAATACTAATCTTGAAACTCTAAAAAGGAGCAGATGTACAGCAGGACATAAAGCCATGTGGCATGCCGACTGGAATGGTCTACCGGCAGACGAATTTTGGACACAATTAGACCCTTTATTATCCGGTTTAAGGGACCGTCTTTATACAGACACTTATACTTCAGACCATATTGCTGGAACCATCTCAGCGGAATGGTCGCAACTGCTAGGCCTACCCCAGGACGTGGTGATTGGCGTAGGCTCTTTAGACGCCCATATAGGGGCTATTGGCGGGGCTATAGAACCCTATCATATGGTGAAAGTTATTGGAACCTCCACCTGTGATATGATTGTAGCCCCCAAGTCTGAAATTGGCAATAAAACAATTCACGGAATATGTGGTCAGGTAGATGGATCTATCCTTCCCAATATGATAGGTCTTGAAGCTGGCCAATCTGCCTTTGGCGATCTATATGCCTGGTATAGAGATATTCTGATGTGGCCCGCAAATAAAATAATTGCCAATAGCCAATTGTTAGACGAAGCCACCAAAGCAGCATTACTACAGGAAATGGCAAAGGAGATGCTATCCCAACTATCCTTGGCTGCAAGTAAAATAGAAATAGAAGAATCTGGAATAATTGCATTGGATTGGATGAACGGTAGAAGAACTCCAAATTCCAACCAAAATCTAAAAGGAGCCCTTCAGGGGTTAACATTAGGCACCACGGCTCCTAATATTTTTAGGGCACTAGTAGAGGCAACAGCCTTTGGATCGAAAAAAATAATTGAACAATTCCAGAACGAAGGTGTTCGTATAGACGGTGTTATTGCTATTGGTGGCGTGGCACAAAAGTCAGAATTCGTGATGCAAATATTAGCGGATGTCTTAGATTTTCCAATTAGGATTATAAAATCAGAACAAACCTGTGCCCTAGGTGCAGCTATGGTGGCAGCCGTAGTCGCCGGTATGCATTCAACTATAAAGGAGGCCCAAGATGCTATGGGAAGCGGATTTCAAAAGGAATACTACCCTATATCCCAGAATGTAGAAAAATATAAAAACCTGTATGCACAATACTCAACATTGGCAGATTATATAGAAGCTCAAGAATTACAGGAAGCCTAA
- a CDS encoding cupin domain-containing protein yields MDKIETVTLIETTKSWNGKALPTYPEGKPKVTILKITIPPQSRLNIHKHPVINAGVLTKGELTVVDEENNTLQLKAGDALVELVNSCHFGVNNGDSPAEIIVFYAGTDELPITVEENKKYSDCYTAWKSS; encoded by the coding sequence ATGGATAAAATTGAAACAGTCACTTTAATAGAAACAACTAAGAGCTGGAACGGTAAAGCTTTGCCTACATATCCGGAGGGGAAACCTAAGGTTACAATCTTGAAAATAACCATTCCCCCTCAATCTAGATTAAATATTCATAAGCACCCTGTTATCAATGCCGGTGTACTAACAAAGGGTGAATTAACGGTGGTTGATGAAGAAAATAATACGCTTCAATTAAAAGCAGGCGATGCGTTGGTGGAGTTGGTAAATTCTTGTCATTTTGGGGTAAACAACGGGGATTCCCCTGCCGAAATCATTGTTTTTTATGCAGGAACAGACGAGTTGCCTATAACTGTTGAGGAGAATAAGAAGTATAGCGATTGTTATACCGCCTGGAAATCGTCCTAA
- a CDS encoding type II toxin-antitoxin system RelE/ParE family toxin, giving the protein MRSGFKIVWADHALSELKKTIEYLETNWTERELRNFSAKLDHTIELISKTPELFPSSTEKSGIRKAVVEKFNNLYYRVNNENVEIISLFSNRQNPKKKRI; this is encoded by the coding sequence ATGAGAAGTGGCTTTAAAATTGTTTGGGCAGATCACGCTTTATCCGAATTAAAAAAGACTATCGAATATTTGGAAACCAACTGGACCGAACGAGAGTTGAGAAATTTTTCCGCAAAACTTGACCACACCATTGAATTAATCTCTAAAACTCCTGAATTATTCCCTTCTTCAACAGAAAAATCAGGAATTCGAAAAGCTGTTGTTGAAAAATTCAACAATCTATATTATAGGGTCAATAATGAAAATGTTGAAATCATTTCATTGTTCTCAAATCGACAAAACCCTAAAAAGAAAAGAATATAA
- a CDS encoding DUF3592 domain-containing protein has translation MIITFLIGLVFSIFGIVIKILDHKAKRWHKTIGTISKAQLVEKISKDSDGNQKIKYTVDLAYDYESPGGEQTLVGDNLFPYMGTWGTNSEEKNKILEILKEGTQVKVYYNPHKTSQSCLIVGANYSINYAISFGLAFLGLALVLWIYEKSDNSQWVLDQILVN, from the coding sequence ATGATAATTACTTTCCTTATCGGATTGGTCTTCAGTATATTTGGAATAGTCATAAAAATACTGGACCATAAGGCCAAAAGATGGCATAAAACAATTGGAACCATTAGCAAGGCTCAACTTGTGGAAAAGATATCTAAAGACTCTGATGGAAATCAGAAGATAAAATATACGGTAGACCTTGCCTATGACTACGAGTCGCCAGGAGGGGAACAAACCCTAGTAGGGGACAATCTTTTTCCTTACATGGGTACCTGGGGAACCAACAGCGAGGAGAAAAATAAAATCTTGGAAATATTAAAGGAAGGTACCCAGGTGAAGGTGTATTATAACCCGCATAAAACATCCCAGTCTTGCTTAATTGTTGGAGCAAATTATTCCATTAACTATGCTATTTCTTTCGGATTGGCCTTTCTCGGACTTGCCCTAGTGTTGTGGATTTATGAAAAAAGTGATAATTCACAATGGGTGCTGGACCAAATTTTGGTTAATTAA
- a CDS encoding OsmC family protein, whose protein sequence is MSEIVKQSFEDLIQDIHKNPEKATANFEATALLREKLTVKGTTRQFNCEFDEPDILGGDDSAPKPVEYVLATLGACRAITYKALASLKGIQVDNVVVKVKGYTDLNGFLGLNKETRPSYLKVEVDAVIESKEDPEILAALYKQVEAVCPVLDIFANTNKVKGKLTVQNNRELVA, encoded by the coding sequence ATGTCAGAGATTGTAAAACAATCATTTGAAGACCTTATTCAGGATATCCACAAGAATCCAGAAAAGGCAACGGCCAACTTTGAAGCAACCGCTTTATTGAGAGAAAAACTCACTGTAAAAGGTACCACTAGGCAGTTCAATTGTGAATTTGACGAGCCAGATATCTTAGGAGGTGACGATTCTGCACCCAAACCCGTAGAATATGTATTGGCAACCTTAGGCGCATGCCGAGCCATTACTTATAAGGCGTTAGCGTCTTTAAAAGGCATACAGGTAGACAATGTAGTGGTAAAGGTTAAAGGATACACCGACCTAAATGGCTTCTTAGGCCTAAATAAAGAAACACGTCCTAGCTATTTAAAGGTAGAAGTTGATGCCGTTATCGAATCGAAAGAAGATCCCGAAATACTGGCAGCGCTATACAAACAAGTAGAAGCAGTTTGCCCGGTATTGGACATTTTTGCAAATACAAATAAAGTGAAAGGCAAATTAACAGTTCAGAATAACAGGGAACTGGTTGCCTAA
- a CDS encoding PLD nuclease N-terminal domain-containing protein: protein MQKTSIFILSIFISVLLFSCTGDYEEVSEQEFINNILPEVDINNVTIKNNELILISTNDNERYRIKGNPPNSLNILINKIQSENQNFGVTYTDEPNYFGSIFLLIPILMPFIILVHIILLWVALRRIIQSTVAPMEKLVYTIISIFVPLFGPIIYLTTKKN from the coding sequence ATGCAAAAAACTTCAATTTTTATTTTATCAATTTTTATCTCAGTTTTATTATTTTCATGTACCGGAGATTATGAGGAAGTTTCAGAACAGGAATTCATCAATAACATACTTCCAGAAGTTGATATAAATAATGTTACAATAAAAAACAACGAATTAATCCTCATATCCACAAATGATAACGAGAGGTATAGGATTAAAGGTAACCCACCGAATTCTTTAAATATCTTGATAAATAAAATACAGTCGGAAAATCAAAATTTTGGGGTGACCTATACTGATGAGCCAAATTATTTTGGTAGTATATTTTTACTAATTCCTATTCTCATGCCCTTTATAATCCTAGTGCATATTATATTGTTATGGGTAGCGCTTAGAAGAATTATTCAATCGACAGTAGCGCCTATGGAAAAATTGGTTTATACTATTATTTCAATATTTGTTCCACTTTTTGGCCCTATAATCTATTTAACTACCAAAAAGAATTAG
- a CDS encoding DoxX family membrane protein: MIELNKAVGVLTVRLILGFIFLMQGFGKVVTWGIEKVFQADFFHGTFEGILPESIIWATVYYTSYVELIGGLLLVLGLKTNYALYALASVLVVVTFGHGLAEPIWDLSHVLFRAILLVSLLLLPREWDRFCLDTIMKKNSDAR, translated from the coding sequence ATGATAGAATTAAATAAAGCAGTTGGAGTCCTTACCGTTAGATTGATATTAGGATTTATTTTCTTAATGCAAGGCTTTGGTAAGGTCGTTACTTGGGGCATCGAAAAGGTATTTCAGGCCGACTTCTTTCATGGTACTTTTGAAGGTATATTGCCCGAGTCTATTATTTGGGCAACAGTGTATTATACTTCCTATGTGGAGTTAATTGGTGGGTTGCTCCTTGTTTTGGGACTTAAAACCAACTATGCCCTGTACGCTCTTGCCTCTGTTTTAGTTGTTGTAACTTTTGGACATGGATTAGCAGAGCCCATTTGGGATCTATCGCATGTGCTGTTTAGAGCTATCCTGCTTGTGTCCCTACTTTTATTACCGCGAGAATGGGATAGGTTTTGCTTAGATACTATTATGAAGAAAAATTCTGACGCTAGATAA
- a CDS encoding DUF3592 domain-containing protein — MNLLTSFIVYLFVAVLLGTLLFFVGQGGYNLYETYNSLTHNDRYQWEQIEGDIVEVVLNKRPNPNLPEETAMVFPLMKCIIKYSYSHKGETFTNASIGLNSEKHYDSYFHSKLYSKLEDKKKVMVYYNPNNPAQSALIKYDVDLRNMGEGIAMLIFPLLLGCWIFIHMRYSANYLTDRITVVA, encoded by the coding sequence ATGAACCTACTAACATCTTTTATAGTCTACCTATTTGTTGCCGTACTCCTTGGTACATTGTTATTCTTCGTTGGGCAGGGTGGTTATAATTTATATGAAACCTACAATAGCCTTACTCATAACGATCGGTATCAATGGGAGCAAATTGAGGGAGATATTGTGGAAGTGGTCCTGAATAAGCGTCCTAATCCAAATCTGCCCGAAGAAACGGCTATGGTGTTCCCCTTAATGAAATGCATCATTAAATATTCTTATAGCCATAAAGGGGAAACTTTTACCAACGCATCTATAGGACTCAATAGCGAAAAGCACTATGACAGTTACTTTCACAGCAAGCTTTACTCAAAACTGGAAGATAAAAAGAAGGTGATGGTTTATTATAACCCCAATAATCCAGCACAATCTGCCCTTATTAAATACGATGTTGACCTAAGAAATATGGGTGAAGGAATTGCTATGTTGATCTTTCCTCTTTTACTTGGGTGTTGGATATTTATACATATGAGATACTCGGCGAATTACTTAACTGATAGAATAACTGTTGTAGCATGA
- a CDS encoding porin family protein: MKNTLFALFKIALLLMGTHLATAQEEETKKSPVELTGSLGFYYDYYSFSQENYATFRPRYPENLLRLNAQMSINIGSHFSIPISVNVTNQDVMYTLPSVPEESVLDYIQNPANQISINPKYKWAQGFFGTQTPFYSRLSTGDIPIFGVGVEINPGRFILSATTGKSQRAIEPDISLNIPGAYERNIVAARIGIGKLEGSKFTLNMVRVQDDVSSVNTDPVGVQPIEGVTISPYAEFKLFEKLHLQTETAGSVYTSDVLNTGTIDEDYVTALEDVITINASSTADFSHNTRLDWKGDKFQIGGEVEYIGPGFLPVGYRFIERDILDYKLNTGMKLFKDKVNLTGSFGIRTNNLNNTKLSSSKRVISNANLFAQLTESFSMNVNYSNFGFNNDANLLNQRIELVNNSITISPAYTIKSEKYVHLISGNMAFNSFEQFDVINNAFAKAENETFSLNYNLAFLEMPLNLGVQGIYLENQLPTGDFNMLNYGVMASYKLFDKKLSPSIGLNYAHIDVPGFTTDYRTNMNLRLGYKLTKKLQCKLQYRYINLDYGDSKPNAYVDQNRVQFSIQQRF, encoded by the coding sequence ATGAAGAATACACTATTCGCTTTATTTAAAATTGCCCTTCTATTAATGGGCACTCATCTAGCTACAGCCCAAGAAGAGGAAACTAAAAAATCACCCGTTGAACTTACTGGAAGTCTTGGCTTTTATTATGACTATTACTCTTTTTCACAAGAGAATTATGCAACCTTTAGACCCCGTTATCCTGAAAACTTGCTACGTCTTAATGCTCAAATGAGCATCAATATCGGGAGCCACTTCAGTATTCCGATAAGTGTTAATGTGACCAATCAAGATGTCATGTATACCTTGCCTTCTGTACCAGAAGAAAGTGTTTTAGACTATATACAAAATCCTGCCAATCAAATTAGTATAAACCCCAAGTATAAATGGGCACAAGGTTTTTTTGGAACGCAAACTCCTTTTTATTCTCGACTTAGTACTGGCGATATTCCCATTTTTGGGGTAGGGGTTGAAATTAATCCTGGCCGGTTTATACTATCTGCTACTACAGGAAAATCACAACGCGCTATTGAGCCAGACATCAGCTTAAACATTCCTGGTGCTTATGAGCGGAACATCGTTGCGGCCCGTATAGGGATTGGAAAACTAGAAGGATCTAAATTCACCCTTAATATGGTACGGGTTCAAGATGATGTCTCATCGGTGAATACGGACCCTGTGGGTGTGCAACCTATTGAAGGGGTGACCATTTCGCCTTATGCCGAATTCAAATTATTTGAGAAATTACACCTGCAAACAGAAACTGCGGGATCTGTTTATACCAGCGATGTTCTTAACACAGGAACCATAGATGAAGATTATGTGACTGCTTTAGAAGATGTTATTACTATTAACGCAAGCTCTACCGCAGATTTTTCCCACAATACACGTCTAGATTGGAAGGGAGATAAATTTCAAATCGGTGGTGAGGTAGAATACATAGGACCTGGATTCTTGCCCGTTGGGTATCGTTTTATAGAACGTGATATTCTTGACTACAAATTAAATACGGGCATGAAATTATTTAAGGATAAAGTAAATCTTACGGGTAGTTTCGGGATACGAACAAATAACTTGAACAACACTAAACTATCCTCATCAAAGCGAGTAATATCTAATGCGAATCTGTTTGCTCAGTTGACAGAATCATTTTCAATGAATGTAAATTATAGCAACTTTGGATTTAATAACGATGCAAATTTATTAAATCAGCGTATTGAATTAGTGAATAATTCGATCACCATATCCCCAGCGTATACGATTAAAAGTGAGAAGTATGTGCACCTTATTTCTGGGAATATGGCATTCAATAGTTTTGAGCAGTTTGATGTGATTAATAATGCATTCGCAAAAGCTGAAAACGAAACCTTTTCCCTTAATTATAATCTAGCCTTCTTAGAAATGCCTCTCAATTTAGGGGTGCAAGGGATTTACTTGGAAAACCAGTTACCAACGGGCGATTTTAATATGCTGAACTATGGTGTCATGGCCAGTTATAAATTATTCGATAAAAAATTGAGTCCATCCATAGGACTCAACTATGCCCATATAGATGTGCCAGGTTTCACAACAGATTACAGAACTAATATGAACCTGAGACTGGGTTATAAACTGACGAAAAAATTACAATGCAAACTACAGTACCGCTATATCAATTTAGATTATGGCGATTCTAAACCGAATGCATATGTAGATCAAAACAGAGTACAATTCTCTATTCAACAACGATTTTAA
- a CDS encoding DMT family transporter: protein MWMYLGLLAALFLGLHNLCKKHAVQGNEVFPVLLGTIGSGFLFILPFFIGSVFFPEYSKASGFYISEIPWEVHGYIFIKSAIMAASWILAYQALKHLPITIVTPIRSAGPFFTFIGAIFIYHERPNLLQWLGFFVIIFSMILYSKVGKKEGINFRRNKWIFAIIAATFLGASSGLYDKFLIQYLDLNPQTLIFWFSFYVILILLVILSISWFPHAEKRSAFKWRWSIPAVGLFLLAADYFYFKALQDPEALIMLLSAIKRSQLLIAVVIGGLIFKEQNKRKKLVPLAGVLLGVFLILYS from the coding sequence ATGTGGATGTATTTAGGGCTTTTAGCCGCGCTTTTTTTAGGATTACACAATTTATGTAAAAAACATGCTGTTCAGGGAAATGAAGTATTTCCGGTACTTTTAGGTACTATTGGCTCGGGTTTTCTTTTTATTCTACCGTTTTTTATTGGTTCTGTTTTTTTTCCCGAGTACAGTAAGGCCAGTGGATTTTATATTTCCGAAATTCCATGGGAGGTTCATGGCTATATATTTATAAAATCCGCTATTATGGCAGCTTCTTGGATTTTAGCCTATCAAGCGCTAAAACATTTGCCCATAACTATTGTGACTCCTATTAGATCTGCTGGTCCATTTTTTACTTTTATTGGCGCCATTTTTATTTATCATGAAAGACCTAATCTTTTACAATGGCTCGGCTTTTTTGTCATTATTTTTTCTATGATCTTATATTCTAAAGTAGGGAAGAAAGAAGGCATTAATTTTAGACGGAACAAATGGATATTTGCCATTATTGCTGCAACATTTTTAGGCGCTTCTAGCGGCCTGTATGATAAGTTCCTCATTCAGTATTTAGATTTGAACCCACAAACCTTAATTTTTTGGTTTAGTTTTTATGTCATTCTTATTTTACTTGTCATTCTATCCATATCATGGTTCCCACATGCCGAAAAGCGAAGCGCTTTTAAATGGCGTTGGAGTATTCCTGCTGTTGGATTATTTTTGCTAGCGGCCGATTATTTTTATTTTAAAGCCTTACAAGATCCAGAGGCTTTAATTATGTTGCTTTCTGCAATTAAACGAAGTCAGCTTTTAATAGCCGTGGTAATTGGCGGACTTATTTTTAAGGAACAGAATAAGCGAAAGAAATTGGTGCCTTTAGCAGGAGTTCTATTGGGCGTATTCTTGATTTTGTATTCTTAA
- a CDS encoding M20/M25/M40 family metallo-hydrolase gives MKKHLYLIACITLVVACQKNATTETIKVNEEKLLYNLKVISHDSMQGRFFGTEGNYKTQHYIAEQFAALGIAPAFASGSIQNFPYTFKGKFRHRIYPVANPSLDYSNVPDTTVTGGNVVTMIKGESERAIVITAHLDHLGVRDGEIFNGADDDASGTAALLAIADYFKNRSPKHTMIFAAVDAEEIGSLGADYLLNNFPIAIENIALNVNMDMIGRNDSLQLYASGLYHYPNLKQPLDKVKSTKIQLLYGHDDPNDEAKADWTFSSDHRIFHKKQIPFIYFGVEDHKDYHQPTDTYEQISKTFYVSAVELIIEAIEKYDSFLMDET, from the coding sequence ATGAAAAAACACCTTTATTTAATTGCCTGTATCACTCTTGTGGTGGCATGTCAAAAGAATGCTACCACCGAAACCATAAAAGTGAATGAAGAAAAGCTGCTTTATAATTTAAAGGTAATCTCACACGATTCCATGCAAGGGAGATTCTTTGGAACTGAAGGGAATTACAAAACGCAACACTACATTGCAGAACAATTTGCGGCACTTGGAATAGCACCCGCATTTGCATCGGGAAGTATTCAAAATTTTCCATACACCTTTAAAGGAAAATTTAGACATAGAATTTATCCTGTTGCCAATCCTTCCCTAGACTATAGCAATGTGCCGGACACCACGGTAACCGGTGGGAATGTAGTCACTATGATTAAGGGTGAAAGTGAAAGGGCCATTGTAATAACCGCGCATTTAGACCATTTAGGGGTAAGGGATGGTGAGATTTTTAATGGAGCCGATGATGACGCGTCCGGAACTGCGGCATTACTGGCCATAGCCGATTATTTTAAAAACAGATCCCCAAAGCACACCATGATTTTTGCGGCGGTAGATGCCGAAGAGATCGGGTCTCTAGGGGCCGATTATCTACTCAATAATTTCCCGATTGCCATAGAGAACATTGCTCTCAATGTTAATATGGATATGATAGGGCGGAATGATTCCTTACAACTTTATGCTTCAGGACTGTACCATTACCCAAATTTAAAGCAGCCTTTGGATAAGGTAAAATCTACCAAAATACAGCTGTTATACGGTCATGATGATCCTAATGATGAGGCAAAGGCAGATTGGACGTTCTCTTCTGATCATCGTATATTTCATAAAAAACAGATTCCATTTATTTATTTTGGGGTAGAAGATCATAAGGATTATCACCAGCCTACCGATACCTACGAGCAGATAAGTAAAACATTTTATGTAAGTGCGGTGGAATTAATTATTGAGGCCATTGAAAAATATGACTCCTTTTTAATGGATGAAACCTAG
- a CDS encoding OsmC family protein: protein MSELVRSTFQGIIEESKKDVSKTKGVFRVTSELEEHVRVKNTARGFQFIADEPEALAGTNVGPNPIEYLLGSLGACQVITYQAVAALKGIQLNGVKVETKGNIDWRGFLGIDENVRPGYQKIEVETIIDSDENPERIQELIAAVEARCPILDNLVNGVGVESKITLLNQKETVA, encoded by the coding sequence ATGTCAGAATTAGTAAGAAGTACATTTCAAGGTATTATTGAAGAATCCAAGAAGGATGTAAGCAAAACAAAAGGGGTTTTTAGGGTCACTTCCGAATTGGAAGAGCATGTCCGAGTAAAAAACACCGCTAGGGGATTCCAGTTTATCGCCGATGAGCCGGAAGCTTTAGCGGGCACAAATGTAGGCCCCAATCCCATTGAGTATTTGCTGGGATCTCTAGGCGCATGCCAAGTAATAACTTATCAGGCCGTAGCCGCGCTAAAGGGTATACAGCTAAATGGGGTTAAGGTAGAAACCAAAGGTAATATTGACTGGCGCGGTTTCCTTGGAATAGACGAAAATGTACGTCCCGGATACCAGAAAATAGAGGTTGAAACTATAATCGATTCAGACGAAAATCCTGAAAGGATACAAGAACTAATTGCAGCTGTAGAAGCGCGTTGCCCCATATTGGACAATTTAGTGAACGGTGTAGGCGTAGAAAGTAAAATTACGTTACTGAACCAGAAGGAAACGGTTGCTTAA